The region CATGCACGCTGGTCTTCGGTCACCTCGGCATGATGGAGTATCCGCACGCCGGTGAGAATGGGCGCGAGCGGCGCGCGCAACTCGTGCGCCAGCATCGCCAGGAATTGATCGCGGTGGCGCTGCGCGGCGTCCAGCTGCGCTTCCAGGTCGGCGACACGGGCGTCGGTGCGCCGTGCCTCCAGATGCTTGACCACCTGCTGGGCGACGAGTTGCAGCGCCGCCAGGTCCTGCTCGTCCATTTCGCGAGCGATCCGGTCGGCGACGCACAGGGTACCCAGGCGCACGCCGTCGTCGGTTTTCAGGACGATGGCGGCATAGGAGGCGACTTTCAGGTCGCCAACCTTACACGGGTGCGTCTTGAAATGGGCGTCTTCCCGCACATCGGGGAGAACGAGGGCATCGCCGCGCAGCAGCGCGCTCGCGCACAGGGAATGGTCGCGTACGATGCTCCTGCGTTCACAGCCCCAGGCCGCCTTGCACCAGGTGCGCGCCTCGTCGACGAAGTTGATGAGCGCCATGGGCATACGCACCAATCGCGCGGCCATTTGCGCCAGAGAATCGAAATGCGGTTCCGACAGAGTGTCGAGGATGCCGAAAGCACGCAGGCGCTCCAGTCGGATCGGATCATCCAGGATAGCGGCGGCTGACATTCGGGAAGCTCACAAGAGTGGAAGACAAGTGCGTTCAGCAAAAAACGTTCCTTGCTACCACTGGAAGATACCACGCGATGAATAGCAATTCAGAGGAAATACCGGCAAAATCCTTACGGCCTTCCCACTTTGTTCCACCATGTGGAACGGATGCGAATCCGTCCGTCGGGCTGGGTCAGCGCGGACCGGCATTCCTTCTTCCACGCCAAAACCAGGAGAAACCATCACATGTCCATCAGCGATCGCAGCGAAGTCACCAAGATGATCGTTTCAGCAAAGGTGCGTAAAGGCCTGAAATGGGCCCACATCGCGACACGGCTGGGCACCAGCAAGGAATGGGCGACCGCCGCCTGTCTGGGCCAGATGCAATTCAGCAAGCAGCAGGCCGAAACCGCGGCGGAATTGTTCGACCTCGACGACGAAGCCTGCGCCTGGCTGCAGATCGTCCCGTACAAGGGCTCGCTGCCCAGCGCCGTGCCGACCGACCCGCTCATCTACCGCTGGTATGAAATCGTCAGCGTATACGGGACGACGATCAAGGAACTGATCCACGAGGAATTCGGCGACGGCATCATGAGCGCGATCGATTTCTCGATGGACATCCAGCGCCAGGCCGATCCGAAAGGCGACCGCGTGAACGTCGTGCTGTCGGGAAAGTTTCTGCCCTACAAGACCTATTGAAGAGGCGGCGTCGGGGCAGGCGCGCGCCGCATCCCGTGGCTGCCGACGTCGGCGCCCGTCCCACCATCTCAGAATTTGGCGATCAGGAACAGTCCCACGATCATGCAGGCACCCCCAGCCAGGCGGCCGATGCCGGCCTTGTGGACTTCGAACCCCATCCAGCCGTAATGATCCATCGCCAGCGACGTCGCGATGGCGGCCGTCACCGTCAGGGCCTGGAAGATCGCGGCGCCCAGCTTGTCGGCCATCGTCAGCATCGTGAAGATATAGAACGCGCCGAATGCGCCGCCCAGCCAGGCCCACCACGGCACATGCGAAACGGCGCCGGGCGCCGGCAGGCGCACGCCCATGAAGGGTGCGGCGACGGCGATGGCGAGCAGGCCGACGACATATACGATGACCGCCGCCCAGACGGGCTGACCTAGTATCTTGTGAAGGGTGACGTTGCTGCCGGACTGCACGGTATTCAGGACACCGGCGGCGACTGCAAACAAGACGGCCATCCATTGCATGACGTGCTCGCTGGGGTTGGTGGAACGCGGGCCGCGGCGGGGGCAAGCGCGGCAATGAACGTCCTGCTCCCGTATGTCAGCAATCCCTATACCCACGCGCCAACACGCACGCCATCACGCCTTACGCCATCACGCGAAGTGGCACGCCGCGGCGTGGCCGTCGGCGACCCGACGCAACAGCGGCACCTCGACCGAGCACCGCGCCTCGGCGCGCGGGCAACGGGTATGAAAAACGCAGCCGCTCGGCGGATTGATCGGACTCGGAATGTCGTCGCCCAGAATCTGCACGACCTTGTTGCGCTCGATCGCGGGATCCGGAATGGGCACCGCCGACAGCAGCGCGCGCGTGTACGGATGGCGCGGATCGGCATACAACGCGTGTTTGTCGGCCAATTCCATCACGTGCCCGAGATACATCACCATCACCCGGTCGGCGATATGCTTGACGACCGCGAGATCGTGCGCAATGAAGATCACGGCCAGCCGCATTTCCTGCTGCAGGGATTTCAACAGATTGACGATCTGCGCCTGGATCGAGACATCGAGCGCGGACACCGGCTCGTCGCAGACGATGAGCTTCGGCTCGATGATCAGCGCGCGGGCGATGCCGATGCGCTGGCACTGGCCGCCCGAGAATTCGTGCGCGTAGCGGTTGATCATCTGCTCGCGCAGCCCGACCTTCGCCATCATCGCGCGCACGCGACGCGAGACCTCGTCCTTCGACAGGTCGCGCCGGTGTTCGCGCAGCGGCTCGGCGATGATCTGGCCGACGGTCATGCGCGGGTCGAGCGACGCAAGCGGATCCTGAAAAATCATCTGGACGTCGCGGCGCACGGCGTGCCAGTCCCGCGTGGAGGCGTTGGCGAGCGAACGGCCCATCCAGACGATCTCGCCGTGCGTGGCCGGAATCAGGTTCAGGATCGCGCGCGACAACGTCGACTTGCCGCAACCGGACTCGCCGACGACGCCCAGCGTTTCCCCGGCACGCAGGTCGAAACTGACGCCGTCCACGGCCTTCAACGTGCGCACCGGCGCCCAGGGCAGCCGGCTTTTCGCCTTCACCTTGAAATGCACCCGGACATCGCGCACCGACAGGATGGGCGCTTCGTCCGCCCTGCCCGGCACGCCGTCCGGCATCGCTTCCCGCGGCGCTTCCATGAGGACATCACGCATTGCTCGTCTCCCGGATATCGCCCGCGCGGCCCGTGTATTCGCGCATGTCATACACCGGGCGATAGCAGGCGCGCAGCCAGTCCGGCTTCTCGCCGAACGGAATCAGGGGCGGCGGACCGTCGCCGCAATGGTCGGCGGCATCGATGCAGCGTTCCTGGAACGGGCAGCCCGAGGGCGGACGCGCCATGTTCGGCGGATTGCCCGGAATACCGACGAGCGGCGCGTCGGAGCGATCGAGCCGCGGCAACGCACGCAGCAGGCCGATCGTGTAGGGATGCGAGGGCCGCGCGAACAGATCGTCCGCGTCGCAGTGCTCCATCACGCGCCCGCCGTACATGACCATCACCTTCTCGCACAACCCGGCGACCACGCCCAGATCGTGCGTGATCAGGACGATCGCCGTGCCGAAGTCATGCTGCAGATTGCGCAGCAGTTGCAGGATCTGCGCCTGCACGGTCACGTCGAGCGCCGTGGTCGGCTCGTCGGCGAACAGCACCTGCGGCTCGCACAGGAGCGCCATCGCGATCATCACGCGCTGCCGCATGCCGCCGGACAATTCGTGCGGATACTGATCGATGCGGTGCGCGGCCTCGGGGATGCGCACGGCTTCGAGCATCTCGATCGCACGCTTGCGCGCCGCGCGGCGCGTCAGATTCTTGTGCAGTTGCAGCACCTCGGTCATCTGGCGCTCGATCGTCAGATACGGGTTCAGCGACGTCATCGGATCCTGGAAGATCATCGACAGCCGGTTGCCGCGGATCTTGTTCAGCGCCTGCGCGGGCATGCGCAGCAGGTCCTGCCCCTGATAGAGCGCGGAACCGCTCGCCGTGCCGTTGCCCGCGAGCAGACCCATCATCGCCAGCACGCTCTGGCTTTTTCCGGAACCCGATTCGCCGACGATGCCCAGCGTGCTCCCCTCCTCCAGATCGAAGCTCACGCCGTTGACCGCGCGCACCGTCGCATCGGGCGTGGCGAACGCCACTTCGAGATTGTTCACTTGCAATAAAGGCATCGCCATCACCGGTCCTTCGGGTCGAGGGCGTCACGCAAGCCGTCGCCGACGAAATTGATACAGTACAGGGTCATCGACAGCAGCGCCGCCGGAAACAGCAGGATCCACGGCGCGGCCTCCATATTGCCCACGCCGTCCTGGATCAGCACGCCCCAGCTCGTCATCGGCTCCTGCACGCCCAGCCCGAGGAAGGACAGCACCGACTCCGTCAGGATCACGCCCGGCACGGTCACCGTCGTGTAGATCGCGACGATGCCCAGCAGATTCGGCACGACGTGGCGCAGGATGATGCCGCCGGTCGACACGCCGATCGCGTGCGCCGCCTCGATATACTCGCGCGAACGGATCGCCAGCGTCTGGCCACGCACCACGCGCGCCATGTCCATCCAGGAAAAGACCGTGATCGTCAGCACCACCAGATAGAAATCGCGCCCCAGCAGCGTGACCATCAGGATGGCGATCAGCAGATAGGGAATCGCGTACATCATGTCGACGACGCGCATCATCAGATTGTCCACCCGTCCGCCGACGAAACCGGCGACCGCGCCCCAGACGATGCCGAGCGTCACCGACGTCAGCGTCGCGAGCGCGCCCACCAGCAGCGAGATGCGCCCGCCGATCAGGCAGCGCACCAGCAGGTCGCGGCCATTCTGGTCGGTGCCGAACAGGTGCCAGTTCATCCAGGTCGGCGGCGTGTTGATCGCGCTCCAGTCCGACGTCTCGAAATCATTGGGCAGGACGAATGGCCCGACGATGCACACCAGGGTGATCAGGGCCAGCAGCGCCAGGCTGGCGACCGCCGCCTTGTTGCGCACAAAGCGTGTGCGTGCGTCCTGCCAGGGGCTGCGCCCCGCGACCGGCAGCGCCGTGACCGCCGCGCCGAGTGCGGGCGCCAACGCGCGTCGTTTCATGTGGACCTCGTGCTTGCAAGCGGGATGCGTAGGGGGATTCGCGAAATGATCGGTGACTGCCGTGTCATGACCGGCATCAGTAGCGAATTTTGGGATCGAGCCAGGCGTAGGCGAGATCGACCAGCAGGTTGAGCAGCACGGCGAAGATCGTGACCAGCACGACCAGCCCGAGCACCAGCGTGTAGTCGCGGTTCGCCGCGCCGTTGACGATCAGCTTGCCGATCCCCGGCAGCGCGAACACCGATTCGGTCACCACCGCGGCGGTGATCGAACTGATCGCGAGCGGCCCCAGCACCGACACCACCGGAATCAGCGTCGGCCGCAGCGCGTGGCGCAGCACGATGGTGCGGCGCGACAGGCCCTTCGCATAGGCGGTGCGGATGTAGTTGGTGTTCATCACCTCGATCAGACCGGCGCGGGACAGCCGGCCGATCGTCGCGACGTTGACGATCGTCAGCAGCACGATCGGCAGCACCATGAAGCGCACCTCGTAGTTGTTCCACCCCCCGGCCGGCAGCCATTTCAGGATGATCGAGAAGATCAGGATCAGCACCGGGCCGATGACGAAGGACGGGAACGCGCTGCCGGCGTTGCCGATCAGCATCAGCAGATAGTCCGCCGGACTG is a window of Robbsia betulipollinis DNA encoding:
- the cynS gene encoding cyanase, which gives rise to MSISDRSEVTKMIVSAKVRKGLKWAHIATRLGTSKEWATAACLGQMQFSKQQAETAAELFDLDDEACAWLQIVPYKGSLPSAVPTDPLIYRWYEIVSVYGTTIKELIHEEFGDGIMSAIDFSMDIQRQADPKGDRVNVVLSGKFLPYKTY
- a CDS encoding DMT family transporter; protein product: MFAVAAGVLNTVQSGSNVTLHKILGQPVWAAVIVYVVGLLAIAVAAPFMGVRLPAPGAVSHVPWWAWLGGAFGAFYIFTMLTMADKLGAAIFQALTVTAAIATSLAMDHYGWMGFEVHKAGIGRLAGGACMIVGLFLIAKF
- the oppF gene encoding murein tripeptide/oligopeptide ABC transporter ATP binding protein OppF encodes the protein MPDGVPGRADEAPILSVRDVRVHFKVKAKSRLPWAPVRTLKAVDGVSFDLRAGETLGVVGESGCGKSTLSRAILNLIPATHGEIVWMGRSLANASTRDWHAVRRDVQMIFQDPLASLDPRMTVGQIIAEPLREHRRDLSKDEVSRRVRAMMAKVGLREQMINRYAHEFSGGQCQRIGIARALIIEPKLIVCDEPVSALDVSIQAQIVNLLKSLQQEMRLAVIFIAHDLAVVKHIADRVMVMYLGHVMELADKHALYADPRHPYTRALLSAVPIPDPAIERNKVVQILGDDIPSPINPPSGCVFHTRCPRAEARCSVEVPLLRRVADGHAAACHFA
- a CDS encoding ABC transporter ATP-binding protein, translating into MPLLQVNNLEVAFATPDATVRAVNGVSFDLEEGSTLGIVGESGSGKSQSVLAMMGLLAGNGTASGSALYQGQDLLRMPAQALNKIRGNRLSMIFQDPMTSLNPYLTIERQMTEVLQLHKNLTRRAARKRAIEMLEAVRIPEAAHRIDQYPHELSGGMRQRVMIAMALLCEPQVLFADEPTTALDVTVQAQILQLLRNLQHDFGTAIVLITHDLGVVAGLCEKVMVMYGGRVMEHCDADDLFARPSHPYTIGLLRALPRLDRSDAPLVGIPGNPPNMARPPSGCPFQERCIDAADHCGDGPPPLIPFGEKPDWLRACYRPVYDMREYTGRAGDIRETSNA
- a CDS encoding ABC transporter permease translates to MKRRALAPALGAAVTALPVAGRSPWQDARTRFVRNKAAVASLALLALITLVCIVGPFVLPNDFETSDWSAINTPPTWMNWHLFGTDQNGRDLLVRCLIGGRISLLVGALATLTSVTLGIVWGAVAGFVGGRVDNLMMRVVDMMYAIPYLLIAILMVTLLGRDFYLVVLTITVFSWMDMARVVRGQTLAIRSREYIEAAHAIGVSTGGIILRHVVPNLLGIVAIYTTVTVPGVILTESVLSFLGLGVQEPMTSWGVLIQDGVGNMEAAPWILLFPAALLSMTLYCINFVGDGLRDALDPKDR
- a CDS encoding ABC transporter permease subunit, which codes for MWSYTLRRVLFTLPTLLIVITVCYLLLHLTPGGPFDGDRQVPAAVLANLQQKYHLNDPLWKQYLLYLNSLLHGDLGASFRYADWSVNALVRQALPVSLLIGGVAMLLSIVIGIALGMVAALYRNSPADYLLMLIGNAGSAFPSFVIGPVLILIFSIILKWLPAGGWNNYEVRFMVLPIVLLTIVNVATIGRLSRAGLIEVMNTNYIRTAYAKGLSRRTIVLRHALRPTLIPVVSVLGPLAISSITAAVVTESVFALPGIGKLIVNGAANRDYTLVLGLVVLVTIFAVLLNLLVDLAYAWLDPKIRY